A segment of the Desulfuromonas sp. TF genome:
CTGGAAACGTTCCACGTGTTCCGCGACCGCCTGCTCAAGGATAGAGCCCCCAACCCCGAGCCTGCGCCGGCGCCTGCGCCGGCGCCTGCGGCCCCCGAGGCGGGCGCCGACCGGGAGACGCTGGCCGAGGCGCAGGTTCTTCATTTCCTGGGACGCCTGCAGGAAAAGGGGCGGCTGGTCGATTTCGTCATGGACGACATCGCCCCCTATTCGAACGAGCAGGTCGGAGCCGCCGCCCGGATCGTGCACCAGGGCTGCCGCGAGGCGCTGGAGTCCGGCTTCGCGTTCGAGCCCGTCCACGGCGGCCCGGAGGGGGAGACGGTCACGCTGGCGGAGGATTTCGACGCCCGGGCTTTCCGCCTGGTCGGCAAGGTGCCGGAGCGCCCCCCCTTCACGGGGACGCTGCGGCACAGGGGATGGAAAGCGAGCCGGGTCTCCCTCCCCCGATTGACCGGGGATATCCGGGACGCCTCCGCCCGGCGCATCGTGGCGCCCGCCGAAGTCGAGATCGGGTGAAGGGGGAGCATATGCCGAAGACACACGCGGTCGGAATCGATCTCGGCACCACCAATTCGGCCATGGCGCTTGCGGAAACGGGAGGAGGAGGAGCCGTCCATGCCGTCCCGATCACCCAGGCCGTCTCCTTCCAGGCGGTGGAGGACCGGGAGCTGCTTCCATCGGCGGTATACTTTCCCCTGGAGAACGAAATCGCCGCCGCCTCCCTGCGGCTGCCCTGGGGCGAACCCGATCTTCACCGGGGGCTGGTCGGGCGATTCGCCCGCGAGCACGGGGGGATGATCCCGGACCGCCTGGTCACGTCGGCCAAGTCCTGGCTGGGCAACCCCCACGTCGATCCCCGGCGCCCCGTACTCCCCTGGAATCCCGAATCTGGCGAGGGGAGGGTTTCCGCCTTCGAGGCCAATCGTCTCTACCTGGAGCATCTGCGCGGCATGCTGGAGCACGAGCTTGCCCGGAGGCAGGCCGGCGGCATCGAAGAGTGTGAAATCGTGCTGACGGTTCCGGCCTCCTTCGACGAGGTGGCCCGGAACCTGACCCACGAGGCCGCCGCGGAGGCCGGCCTGGGGGAAGTCACGCTTCTGGAGGAGCAGCAGGCCGCGTTCTACCACTGGCTGAGCGAGACGGAAGACTGGCGGGAACAGGTGCGGCCGGGGGATATCGTCCTCATCTGCGACGTGGGAGGGGGAACCTCCGACTTCAGCCTGGTGGCGGTTTCGGAACGGGAGGGGAACCTGGAGCTGGAGCGCATCAGCGTGGGGGACCACATCCTGCTCGGGGGCGACAACATGGATCTGGCGCTGGCCCATATCCTGCGCGGGGAGCTCTCAGGCCGGGGGCATCAGATCGACCACCGGCAGTTCCTCGCCCTGGTCCACTCCTGCCGGACGGCCAAGGAGAGGCTCTTCGCCGATCCGGTTCTCGGGGAGGCTTCCATCTCCCTGCCCAGCCGCGGCTCCGGCCTCTTCGCCGGGACGATCACCACGGCCCTGAAGCGCGAAACCCTGGAGGAGGCGATCCTGAACGGGTTTTTTCCCCGCTCGGAGATCGGCGAGCATCCCGCCCGCCGCAGGCAGGTCGGCTTTCGGGAATTCGGCCTTCCCTACGCCGCCGATCCCGCCCTGAGCCGGCACCTGGCTTTTTTCCTCTCCCGGAGCTGCGAAAACGCCCTTTCCAGCGAAAAGCTGGCGGAAAAAGTCGCCGGCCGGGTGGGCGAGATCGGCGAAACCCGCTTCATCCGCCCGTCCGCGGTCCTTTTCAACGGCGGCGTATTCAAGGCCGAACCCCTTCGGCGCCGGGTCCTGGACCTGCTGCAGATCTGGTGCGGCGAACCGGTTCGGGCCCTGAGCGGCATCCATCTCGACCTGGCGGTGGCCAAGGGAGCGGCCGCCTACGCCCGCATCCGCATCACCGGGGAGGGAATCCGCATCCGGGCCGGGACCGCACGCTCCTACTATCTCGGGCTCGAATCCTCTATGCCCGCGGTGCCGGGCTTCGTCCCCCCCCTGAAGGCGGTCTGCGTGGCCCCCCAGGGGATGGAAGAGGGGACGGAAGAAATCCTGCCGGGCCGGGAATTCGGACTGCTCACGGGAGAGCCGGCGGAGTTCCGCTTCTTTTCTTCCAGCGTGAGGGCAGGCGATGCGATGGGGACCGTGGTGGAAAACGCCGAGGAGTTGGAGGAGACCGCCAGCCTGGAAGCCACCCTTTCCCCCCTGCGGGAGGGGCGGGAAGAGGTCGTCCCGGTCACTCTCCATTCCGTATTCACGGAGCTGGGGACCCTCGAGCTCTGGCTCCGCCACGAGGCCTCCGGACGACGCTGGAAGCTGGCCTACAACCTCCGGGGGAGCGAAATTTGACGGTCCGGTACGTGATCGGCATCGACCTGGGGACCACCAATTCCGTCCTGGCCTACGCGGAGACGGTTTCCGGGGAGACGCCCCGGGTCTTTCCCGTGCCGCAGTGGAGTTCCCCGGAGGCGCTCGCCCGTGAAGCGCTCCTGCCTTCCTTTGCCTATCTGGCGACCGCCGCGGAACGGCAGTCCGGATTCGCCGACGCGGAAGCGCCGCCGGAAAAAGGCTGGATTCCCGGGATATTCGCCCGTGAGCGCATGTCCTTGTCCCCCGGGCGGGTCATCCATTCGGCCAAATCCTGGCTCTCCAACAACGCCGTGGACCGCACGGCCCCCATCCTCCCCTGGCAGTCGGAGGAGGTTCCCCCCGCCGAGCGCCTCTCCCCCCTCCAGGCCGGTGCCCTCTACCTGGCCTATCTGCGACAGGCCTGGGACGGGGCGATGGCCTCCGGCGATCCCGCCTCGGCCTTCGAGGCCCAGGACGTCGTGGTGACCGTCCCCGCCTCCTTCGACGAGGCCGCCCAGGAGCTCACGCTCCAGGCGGCACGGGAGGCGGGATATCCGCCGACGGTGCGCCTTCTCGAAGAGCCGCAGGCGGCCTTTTACGACTGGCTGGGCCGGGGGCGCAACCTGCGGATTCTCCTCGATCTCCTGGAGTCGTCCGCCGGGCGGCCCGTGCGCATCCTCGTCTGCGACATCGGCGGCGGGACCACCGACTTCAGCCTCTTCGAAGCCTCAGGGGACGCTTCGGCGGCGGGGGGGCTGGCGCTGCGGCGCGTCGCGGTGAGCGAACACCTTCTGCTGGGCGGCGACAATATCGACCTGGCTCTCGCCCACGAACTGGAGGGAAGGCTGACCGGCGGCGGATCCCGGCTGACCGGAAGGTCCTGGTCGCAGCTTCTCGTCCAGGCCCGCGACCTCAAGGAGCGCATCCTAGGAGCCGCGTCGGAAAAGGAGCCTTCCGAGTTCACGGTCTCCGTTTCCGGGGGCGGCTCCAGCCTGCTCTCCTCTACCCTCACCGCCCGCATCCGGCCGCAGGAGGTGCGGTCTCTGGTGCTGGACGGATTTTTCCCCGAATGCGGCCCCGGCGACCGTCCCCGGAAACGCACCTCGGGACTGCGCGAATGGGGGTTGCCGTATGCCCCGGATACCGCCGTGACCCGGCACCTGGCCGACTTCCTGGACGGACGCCGGATCGATGCGGTCCTCTTCAACGGCGGAACCGTCACCCCCGATTTTCTCAGGGAGCGCCTGGCCCGCCTGATCACCACATGGCAGGAAGGGAGCGCTCCGGCGGTTCTGCACGGGGAGGCGCCGGCGTTGGCCGTGGCCCGCGGCGCGGCGCGCTACGCTCTCCTGCTGCGCCGGCCCGACGCCGGGGGGCGGATCGCGGGGGGGGCATGCCCATGCGCTCTATCTGGAGGTGGTGAAGGGAGGCCGGAAGAAATCGCGGTCGCTGGTCTGCGTCCTTCCCAAGGGGATGGAGGCGGGTGGCAGGATCCGCATCGAAAACGCCGAGTTCGACCTGCGGGTCAACCAGCCGGTGCGCTTCCAGTGCTTCTATTCCAATCGCCGCGCATCCGATCCTCCCGGCGCCGTGGTGCCCCATCGGGAGGAGGATTTCCATCCCCTTCCCCCCCTGCAGACGGCTATCCACCTTCCCCCCGAACGTCCCCGTCCCCCCAACGACCGCCTCCGGGTCACCCTGGAGGGTTCCCTCAACGAGCTGGGGATGCTGCAGCTCTACTGCGTGGAGACCGAAGGCCCCGGACGGTGGCGGCTCGATTTCAACCTGCGACGGGGGCTGGCGGACGAGGAGCCCGTCCAGGCTCCGGAGGAACCCCTGGCCAGCAAGGCTCAGCTGGCGGCCGCCGAGGCCTTGATCGTCTCGCTCTATGGAAAGAGAAAGGACCCCGGCCTGCCGGAGGTCAGTCCCAGGCAGCTGCCGAGGCGGATGGAGGAGGCCCTGGGGGAGAAGCGCAGCGACTGGGATTCGACCACCCTGCGTGCCCTCTGGCCCGCCCTCGCCCAGGGGATGGGGAGGCGGGGGCGCAGCGTGCAGCACGAGGAGAGCTGGCTCTATCTTGCCGGATTTCTCCTGCGCCCCGGCTACGGAGTGGAACTCGACGGGGCGCGGATCGAAGAACTCTGGCGCCTTTTTTCCATGGGCATGGTGCATCCGAAGGAGAAGCGGGTCGAGATGCAGTGGCACCTGCTCTGGAGGCGGGTCGCAGGCGGTCTGAATGCCGAGCGGCAAAACCGGATATTGAAGAAGATCCTGCCGCAGCTGCAGGGCCGGGACATCCTGCCGGAAGCCGTCTACCTCGCGGGAAGCCTGGAGCGGCTGCATCCGGACAGGAAGGAGGAGCTGGTGAAGATATTCACCTCGGGACTGAAGAAACCCGGGATCAAGATGCGCGAACCGTACGCNNNNNNNNNNGACAGGAAGGAGGAGCTGGTGAAGATATTCACCTCGGGACTGAAGAAACCCGGGATCAAGATGCGCGAACCGTACGCCCGGTCCCTGGGCCGGCTGCTGAGCCGCGTCCCCCTGTACGGCGGACCGGAGACGGTCCTGCCTCCCGAGCGGGTGGAGGCCTTTTTCGAACAGGTCCGGGGGCTGGACTGGTCCGATCCCGACTTCTCTCCGCTGAATCCTCTTTTTGCCCAGGCCGCCCGCCGCACCGACCGGCGCGGTGTGGATATCGCGGACCAGGTGCGCAGAGAGATCATCGAGAAGATGAAGAATTCCGGCGCCCGTCGGGAGGAAATCCGGGTGGTCCGGGAGACCGTGACCGTGGAGTACGCCGACCGGGAGCGCCAGTTCGGCGAATCCCTCCCTGCCGGGCTGATTCTGGTGAAAGAAGCGGAGAGCTGAATCCGCAGCAACCGAACAGGGAGTCTGCTCAGACCTCGATCGAACGGTTCTCGGTTTCGATCCGGTCGACCACGCAGAAGATCCCCTCTCCCCTGAGAGCTGGGCGGAAGCAGCCGTTGCAGGAGATGCAGGTGGCGCGGCTGCTTTCGTCCTGCCGCCAGCGGTTGACGAGATCGGGCTGCCGGATCAGCGGGCGGGAAAGGGAAAAGAGGTCGGCCTCGCCGTCCCGCAGCAGGCGCTGGAGCACGGCTCCGGAGCGCAGTCCGCCGACGACCATGATCGGGATGCCGACCGCTTCCTTGAGCCGCCGCGCATAGAGGGCGTTGTAGGCTTCCTGCTCCGGCCTGTCGATCCCCTGCCGGACCGGCGTCTCCTTGCCCGAGGCGGCGGTGCCGGAGCTGATCTCGATGGCATCGATGCCGAGCTCCTCCAGCCGCTGCGCCACCTGCATCGCCTCGGCGAATTCGAAGCCGCCCTCCAGGTGATCGGCGGCGGTGAGCTTGATGGCGACCGGATAGTCCGGGCCGACCTGCCTGCGCACCGCGGTGCAGACCTCTTCGAGGAAGCGCATCCGGTTGGCGAGGGATCCCCCGTAGGCATCGTCGCGCCGGTTCATCAGCGGGGAGAGGAACTGGTTGATCAGATAGCCGTGGGCGCCGTGCAGCTGGACGCCGTCGAAGCCGGCCTCTTGCGCCCGCCCGGCGCCCTCGGCGAAGGCGGTCACCAGCTTGCCGATCTCTGAGATGCTCAGCTCCCGCGGCACCTCAGGGTAGTTGGGGGCCTGCATCGCCGACGGCGCCACGGGCATCTGGCCGATGACCTTGGCGGTAGTCTGGGCGCCGGCGTGGACGAGTTGGCAGAAGATCCGTCCCCCTGCTTCGTGGACGGCACCGGTGAGTTCGGTCAGGGCCGGAAGGATCTCGTCGGTGTGGATGCCCATCTTGCCGGGAAGCTGCTTGCCGTCGGCGCGTACGAAGGTGTAGCCGGAGATGATGAGCCCGACCCCGCCGCGGACCAGATCCCGGTAGAGCCCGGCCAGCTGCGGCTTCGGCCTGCCGTCTTCTTCGCACAATCCTTCCCAGGTGGCGCTGCGCACCAGACGGTTGGGAAGGCTGAGGGAGCCGATGGCAACGGTATCGAAAAGGGTTCCTGACATGGGTTCTCCTTTCGGCAGAGGGGAATCATATAATTTTTATGCAGACATTGTGATGATCCCACATCTCAGCAACAATGAAGCTTTCTAATTTATAATCGACAGATCTCGCAATTTTTTTATCTTGGGTTTTATCATGAAACAAGAAATAGGCGAAATCAAAGTCGCCAGATAATGTGTAAATCAGAGATTCTGCGATTCCTTGTTTAAGCTCATATACGTTATCACCTTCTTTGTATACGACAGCTATTAAATAAGGATCATCTATTACAAAGTCAGGGTAAGTTATTTCTCCAAATACAGGTGATTGCAAATCATCGTCTTCTGATTCTTTACCTTCCCAATTTAAAGCCTCACTAGCCTTTGTAATGACATTTTTATATCCGTCTTTCAGAAAATACTGCTCTAAATATTCGAATATCAACCTGGCAATTATATCTTGAAATCCAAACTTAGACGATATAACTGCTTTATTGAGCAAATTGGATCGAATCTCGATAAATTCGTGCAGGCCTTCAATAAAGTGAAGCAATTTAGGGGTTTTCTTTTTCATATTCCTGCCACTTCAAATTTCCATATAAAGGAGGGCTGAGAGGCGAATACTCTATTATACCTTTTAACGGCCGGCAAGCCATTGCCTTTGTGTCAGCAGGGCTGGTTCACGGTCCCAATGACAAAAAAGGCCAAGTCTTCTCGACTCGGCCCTTTTTCGTGGATCGTACCAGGCTGAAGCAGGCTCAGCTTCCAATATACGTATCATCCTCCGTCTCCGATGGATTCTGCTCCTCCTGCATGACCCTGATTTTCTTTTCCAGCGCGTCAAGCTGGGCAATAGCCTCGTCTCTTGATTCAGGCAACTGGTCGGCCAGTGCCTGTAGCGCGTTTATTTGTTCCCGGATTTCTTGTTTCTGTCTTTCTTGCGCTGTTTCTTCTCTCATGACTCCGCCTCCACTTTTTTGAGGGGAATGGCTTGATTGCCTGCGCCCCAACCTATGCCCCGTCAATGGCATTATACCAAACGAGCGGACATAGGCGGTGTCTCCGGAGGGGCATGCAGGGCACGCGGCCGGCTTTCCCCGGTGATATAATTTTCAGCACCAACACTCCACCTCCCGACGCCGGAGCCGCCCATCCGATTCAAAGCCGAACGCATGGCGCACGGCGGAATCCATTAACGGGTTCTCCCTCCAAGGGGAGAACAGAGAGGCATCGATCCGTTGGAGAGTCAAAAAATAATTCTCGTCGCCATGACCGAGGACCGGCTCATCGGGCGCGAAGGGCGCATCCCCTGGCATATCCCCGAGGAACTCCAGCTCTTTCGCGAGCTGACCGTGGGGCACGCTGTTCTGATGGGGCGCCGCACCTTCGAGTCGATCGGCCGTCCCCTCCCCGAACGGCGCAACATCGTCCTGAGCCGTACGCTGGGGCCGACCCCCGGCGTCATCGTCTGCGTCGACCTGCGCAAGGGGCTCGCCGAAGGGGCGGCGCACGGCAGCAAGACCTTCATCATCGGCGGGCGCCAGGTCTATCGGGAGGCGCTCCCCATCGCCGACTTCATGCGCATCTCCTGGATCTCGGGGCATTATGCGGGAGACGTCTATTTCCCGCCCTTCAGCCTATCCGACTGGGAGGAAATCGATTCCCGGGACCGTACCGGATTCCGTCATGCCACCTACCGGCGACGAAACGGAGACGCGAAGCACCCGGATCATCCCCCCTGCAGTCCGGACTTGCGCTGACGCAACAGAGCGAAAAAGGCCGCGACCAGGCTCCAGATACCGAGGCTGACGAAGGCCAGTCCCCATGCGGAAACGCGTTCGTTTCCACCTGTAAAGTCGAGAACAGCTCCGAAGGCGAGAGGGGCGGAGAAGCCGGCGCCGAAACCGAAGAGGGAGTGCAGGGCCATGGCGGCCCCTTTGCGCCCCGGGTCGGCCGCCGCGACGAGCCCCGCGGTGAGCGACGCTGAATCCCCCATGACAAGGAGGAAGTAGGCGGCCATCAGGGAAAAAACGAGGGCGATGGGAAGCGGAGCGCTGAAGCCGACAAGGCAGGCCAGCGTACCCGAACCGGCCATGCTCGCCAGGATCAACTTGCGGCGGCCTCGCTTCACCGCCACTTCGTTCCCCATGATGCTCGCCACGGGGCCTAGGAGATTGATCCAGGCGGCCAGAGCCGCGGCGCCGAGGATGGACCCGGAGTTTGCGGCGGTGAGTCC
Coding sequences within it:
- a CDS encoding Hsp70 family protein, with the protein product MPKTHAVGIDLGTTNSAMALAETGGGGAVHAVPITQAVSFQAVEDRELLPSAVYFPLENEIAAASLRLPWGEPDLHRGLVGRFAREHGGMIPDRLVTSAKSWLGNPHVDPRRPVLPWNPESGEGRVSAFEANRLYLEHLRGMLEHELARRQAGGIEECEIVLTVPASFDEVARNLTHEAAAEAGLGEVTLLEEQQAAFYHWLSETEDWREQVRPGDIVLICDVGGGTSDFSLVAVSEREGNLELERISVGDHILLGGDNMDLALAHILRGELSGRGHQIDHRQFLALVHSCRTAKERLFADPVLGEASISLPSRGSGLFAGTITTALKRETLEEAILNGFFPRSEIGEHPARRRQVGFREFGLPYAADPALSRHLAFFLSRSCENALSSEKLAEKVAGRVGEIGETRFIRPSAVLFNGGVFKAEPLRRRVLDLLQIWCGEPVRALSGIHLDLAVAKGAAAYARIRITGEGIRIRAGTARSYYLGLESSMPAVPGFVPPLKAVCVAPQGMEEGTEEILPGREFGLLTGEPAEFRFFSSSVRAGDAMGTVVENAEELEETASLEATLSPLREGREEVVPVTLHSVFTELGTLELWLRHEASGRRWKLAYNLRGSEI
- a CDS encoding dihydrofolate reductase, whose protein sequence is MESQKIILVAMTEDRLIGREGRIPWHIPEELQLFRELTVGHAVLMGRRTFESIGRPLPERRNIVLSRTLGPTPGVIVCVDLRKGLAEGAAHGSKTFIIGGRQVYREALPIADFMRISWISGHYAGDVYFPPFSLSDWEEIDSRDRTGFRHATYRRRNGDAKHPDHPPCSPDLR
- a CDS encoding DUF2760 domain-containing protein; its protein translation is LETFHVFRDRLLKDRAPNPEPAPAPAPAPAAPEAGADRETLAEAQVLHFLGRLQEKGRLVDFVMDDIAPYSNEQVGAAARIVHQGCREALESGFAFEPVHGGPEGETVTLAEDFDARAFRLVGKVPERPPFTGTLRHRGWKASRVSLPRLTGDIRDASARRIVAPAEVEIG
- a CDS encoding NADH:flavin oxidoreductase is translated as MSGTLFDTVAIGSLSLPNRLVRSATWEGLCEEDGRPKPQLAGLYRDLVRGGVGLIISGYTFVRADGKQLPGKMGIHTDEILPALTELTGAVHEAGGRIFCQLVHAGAQTTAKVIGQMPVAPSAMQAPNYPEVPRELSISEIGKLVTAFAEGAGRAQEAGFDGVQLHGAHGYLINQFLSPLMNRRDDAYGGSLANRMRFLEEVCTAVRRQVGPDYPVAIKLTAADHLEGGFEFAEAMQVAQRLEELGIDAIEISSGTAASGKETPVRQGIDRPEQEAYNALYARRLKEAVGIPIMVVGGLRSGAVLQRLLRDGEADLFSLSRPLIRQPDLVNRWRQDESSRATCISCNGCFRPALRGEGIFCVVDRIETENRSIEV